The Malus domestica chromosome 13, GDT2T_hap1 genome includes a window with the following:
- the LOC108172072 gene encoding flocculation protein FLO11-like encodes MISMAEIQKKTITPTPSPITTPTPSTSKPKHSLFLACFGFSRQTSRRRSMRSKSPPLIRKEANYTREDNRDDRTIDMKGEHSTSITSQRSCYLISWSSWRFRTKKSAARTVPIDTSGTTVTDKRERPSKVVKFSSLQTKSKSKSKSGNLVSNSEEVLPATTDGEPPGTPSREEAEPPPIVSDPQTPINHNPPQTNTINLESRKHLESPKVGTCQKRFCRKIDSLRTSTTIAGRKGPPSSQSQPDSPAGQEARTRTSRTRTVSHSVSFPARESQTQQGAPVTPSVAHNFSKQYSSWSWSTTVSNNPGSKNNNRGKAKAKGESSTAANRKNLDPLIGMSIILVTLIIMLVWGRLCAILCTSAWFYLLPRLRSAAAATTTAADGSGYPHHNSSSNVNTPRAMDMNSEEWKKKVVLEGFLERNHRNIIL; translated from the exons ATGATTTCCATGGCAGAAATCCAAAAGAAAACCATTACTCCCACTCCTAGTCCTATAACCACTCCTACTCCGTCCACTTCCAAACCAAAACACAGTTTGTTTCTCGCTTGCTTCGGATTTTCCAGGCAAACGAGTCGCAGACGGAGTATGAGATCAAAGTCGCCCCCCCTCATCCGAAAGGAAGCTAACTATACCAGAGAAGATAATCGCGATGACCGTACGATTGATATGAAGGGTGAACATTCAACTAGTATTACTAGTCAACGCAGCTGTTATTTGATTTCTTGGTCAAGCTGGAGGTTTCGCACCAAGAAGTCCGCCGCCAGAACCGTCCCCATCGACACCTCCGGTACCACCGTCACCGACAAAAGGGAACGTCCGTCCAAGGTGGTCAAGTTTTCCAGCTTGCAGACCAagtcaaagtcaaagtcaaaGTCTGGTAACCTCGTCTCTAACTCCGAAGAAGTACTTCCGGCCACCACCGATGGGGAGCCGCCAGGGACTCCAAGTCGGGAAGAGGCTGAGCCTCCTCCCATCGTCTCAGACCCGCAGACCCCTATTAACCATAACCCTCCACAG ACCAACACGATCAACCTCGAAAGTAGGAAACATTTGGAGTCCCCTAAGGTTGGCACGTGTCAAAAGCGATTTTGCAGGAAGATTGATTCACTAAGAACAAGTACAACTATTGCAGGAAGAAAAGGACCACCTAGCAGCCAAAGCCAACCAGATTCACCGGCTGGACAGGAGGCCAGGACGCGCACGTCGCGTACTCGGACAGTGTCGCACTCCGTGTCTTTCCCCGCTCGCGAAAGCCAAACTCAACAGGGGGCGCCGGTGACTCCGTCCGTGGCACACAATTTTAGTAAACAATATTCGTCGTGGTCGTGGTCGACTACCGTGTCCAACAACCCCGGATCGAAAAATAATAATAGGGGGAAGGCTAAGGCAAAGGGAGAGTCGAGTACTGCAGCCAACAGGAAGAATTTGGATCCACTGATTGGTATGTCTATTATTTTGGTGACGTTGATTATTATGTTAGTATGGGGTCGTTTGTGTGCTATTCTTTGTACGTCCGCATGGTTTTACTTGCTCCCGCGCTTAAGATCAGCGGCGGCCGCCACCACTACTGCTGCTGATGGATCTGGATACCCTCACCATAATTCCAGTTCCAATGTTAATACCCCGCGGGCCATGGATATGAATTCCGAAGAATGGAAGAAGAAGGTCGTCTtagagggatttcttgagagGAATCACCGGAATATAATTCTATAA